In Pirellula sp. SH-Sr6A, the DNA window TCCTGAGCTGAAGGCTGTCAATGAAAAATGGCATACTCTACATATTCGCTTTTATGATCGATCATATCAAAACAATCGATTTTACGAATACAGATCGATTGTGTAAAGTACGCCAACGCACGAAGCAATTCCCTCAGATCAAGGGGCGTTGTAGTACGAGTAACGAGCAAGGAGAAGGCATGTCGATTATTCAGATAGTCGTATCGAACGGTGTTGTCCTGGGTGAGATCTCCCTTGTTCTGGCGTGTCTGATCGGATTCATCTCTTGGAACGTCCTATCGTTCTCATCTCGATATATGAGCGGTGATCGCCTTCGGCAACAGCACCTCATTGGGTTGTCGCTGTTAGCGATTGCGTCCATGGTGTTCGTGATCGCAGACCACCTTTTTGTGCTCATGGGGGCTTGGCTTGCATGCAACTTGCTACTGGTAAAGTTGATGGTGCATAAACGAGAGTGGAGGGCAGCGGTTGAGTCTGGTCGGCTAGCGATTCGCTCGCTACTTATCGGGTTTTCATTCCTGACAATTGGACTACTGCTATTGGCAAATAGCACAGGCACAACGTCTCTTCAGGTCATTGCTCAGACCGAGATGTCAACCAGTTGGAGCCTAGTACTTTCATTGATCTGCATTGCTATCGCTGCCTGGGTTCAAGGTGGGATTTGGCCATTTCACCGATGGCTCCTTTCTTCTTTGAACTCGCCCACTCCCGTCTCGGCCATGATGCATGCCGGGGTGGTGAATGGCGGGGGTATTCTACTGTTACGACTGGCCCCTATCCTGTCCGGTCAATCCTGGCTGCTTCCATTCCTGTTTCTCGTGGGGCTTGTTTCTGCCGTACTGGGAACAAGCTGGAAGCTACTTCAATCAGATGTCAAACGCATGTTGGCCTGTTCCACGCTGGGGCAGATGGGATTTATGATGATGCAAATTGGGATGGGACTCTTTGGACCAGCCCTGTCCCATCTCTTTTGGCACAGTCTATTCAAAGCCTATCTGTTCTTGAGTTCCAATTCGGTCCTTGCAGAGAGACGAAACGAAACCGCTCGCCCTATCCGATCCGTTCAGCAAGGGGCGGGGGTCATCCTCGCTGGTACTTGCGGCGCAGCAACATTCTTGTTGACGAGTCAATTGTCGATCGAGATCGGAACGACATCGATTGTTATGGTCTTGCTCGCGTGGATGACATCTGCACAAGCAGCAGTCGTTCTGTTATGCCAGCGATTGACGCTTCGGAGTTTTTGCTCAGCCGCTGCGAGTGGAGCGTTTACCGGTGGCCTCTATGGCTTCAGTTTGTATTCCGTAGAAATATGGGTTCCTTCGCTGCGAACTATCACGCCGGAACCCATGGGAGTCATTTATGGAATAGGTGTAACTCTTCTGTTTTTGCTCTGGTTAACGATGTTGCTGGGAGGATCCGAATTGCTTGAGCGATCTACGATTGGAAAGCGACTCTATGTAAGTGGGATGAACGCCAGCCGATCCACCGCAAAGACTGCGACATCCCTTCGCACTGCGTACAAAATTTGAGGAGGAAAACATTGAATACGACATTTTCCTATCGTTCGCCCCAATACGAGCTTCAGGACGAGATTGCTTCTGTCCAGCAGTGGATATCCAACGCCTCGGATATTGTTGCACCAGTTTGGCCTTTGAAATCGATGGTGGCGGTCAATCCACTTCGGGGTTTAGAGCATTTGCCTTTTGAGCAAGCGATTTTGGAATCGGACCGTTTCGTTCAGGAGATGGAACAAGACGCGTGCACCGAGGCATCTATCAATCGAGAGCTTATTAAATGGTGTTTGGCGTTTTTTGATGAAGGCGTTTCCGTTCTCTCAATGCCTGGACGCCACGAGGGCTTTTACAGGGCATTCCGGGATTTGGCACCGTTCGACCGATGCCTGACGCGATTTCCACATGCAAAGCAAATTCTGGAATCGCTTCCCCATTGTCCCTCGCAGTCGATCCTGGAGAGTTTAGATCGATTATCTGTTCCAGTGGACATGCGGGAAGAGTTTCTTCGTTCCACCCTCGCAGCATTGCCAGGGTGGGCTGGTTATGTCAAATGGACGGAGAATTGGCAATCACCAGGCGAATGTTCTCATCGCCCTGCCAGCTTATTGGAATTTGCCGCAGTTCGATTGGTTTTGAAGCGGATCCTTCCCGGATCGAGCAAGGGACCACGACCTCGCACATTGCAGCCAAACAAGAGAGTCGAGGAGCTTGAAGCACGAGAACAGGCCTATCGATCGAGCTTGATGAAGAAACTGGAATCGGCCCGCGTGGGACAGGGATCTGCAGGGTCCAGCACCTGCAAAGCTCAGTTGGTCTTTTGTATCGATGTACGCTCGGAGCCGATCCGAAGGGCGATCGAAACTCACGCAGATTATGAGACGTTTGGGGCCGCAGGTTTTTTTGGACTTCCTATTCGATGGAAAAGTTGGAATCAAGCAGAATCGGTCCCATCTTGCCCGGTTCTTCTTAAACCTCGGCATGTGGTCCACGAGCTTCCGAAGCCATACGCGTCGTCTCGAAATTGGTTTGCTCATGCCAAGCAGCGTTGGCATCAGTATTTGACGAATGCTTACCGGAAGCTGAAGTATTCGTATGGGACTCCGTTTTCTTTAGTCGAGATCGCAGGTCCCTGGTTTGGATTGCGATTGGCACTGCGATCTGGGAACATAGCCTTTGCAGCGGATTCTCACTCCCGCAGGAGTCGCGGGCAACATCCGAAGCCCGAGTGCGATTTGGACTTGGATGGAATGGAGTTGAGACAGCAAGTCGATTATGCAGAGAGTGCGCTAAGAACGATAGGTTTGGTGAAGGGATTTGCACCGTTGGTTGTTTTCTGTGGTCATGGTGCGAGTACCTTCAACAATGCGTTTTCTGCTTCCCTCGACTGTGGAGCTTGCGGCGGACGGCATGGTGGTGGAAACGCTCGCGCCCTGGCCATGATCTTGAATCGTGATGCTGTCCGCCATGTATTAAGCGGAAGAGGTATAGCGATTCCCGATGCAACGTTATTTCTTGCAGCATCGCACAATACAACCACCAGTTCATTAACTTTGTATCGATCTAACGAAGCTCCAGTCGAACGACAGCTCGATATCGAAGAGCTTCAACGGAATCTCCATGCGGCTTTAGATCGTCGCAATGAGACTCCACAATCCTGGTCAAGTGCAGTCCGACGGAGTCACGACTGGTCGGAAGTTCGGCCAGAGTGGGGGCTGGCGCGAAACGCTGCCTTCATTGTGGGTCCCAGGAAACTCACGCGCGATCTGGATCTCGATGGTCGGTGCTTTCTGCATTCGTACGATTGGCTCACCGACACAAAGGGCGAGATTCTCTCATCCATTTTGACAGCCCCTATGGTGGTGGCCCAGTGGATCAGCAGTCAGTATCTGTTTTCCACTTTGGACCCAGTTCGGTTTGGCGCGGGAAGTAAAGTGACGCACACGGTGGTTGGAAAAATGGGGGTGATGCAAGGGAACTGTAGTGATCTGATGCACGGATTGCCGTTTCAGTCCGTATTTGCCGCGGACGATCTTCCCTATCATGAACCGCTACGCTTGCAAACGATCGTTTATGCCCCAAGGCAGCGGATCGAATCGATAGTCCGCTCTCAAGAGATCTTAAGACGACTGATTGGCAATGGCTGGATACATTTGTTGTGCATGGATCCAAACGATCATAGCACTAGCCTGCTCGCACGCGATTTCCAATGAGTTCCATGGGAGCCGACCATAGAATCAGGTGCGTGAAAATTTTCGCACGTACCCTCCGTGCCAGACTAGTGCAATGCGATCAACCTGACCGGGCGGCTTCGAGAATTCGTATCAGCTCGCGTAGATCGTTTTGCGGTACGTTGGCGAGGAGGGCGGCATGGGCATCCAAAAGAGGTGCATCGATTTGCTTAAGCTGCTGAGAGCCTTCTTTGGTTAACGCAATCTCAAATACTCTTCGGTCGTGGCTGGATTGTGTTTTGGAAATGTAGCCTAAAGCAACCAACTGATCGACAACTCGCGTGATAGCCGGTGCAACTTGAACCATCCGGCTGGCTACCTCCAAACAGGGCAGCGGGGCTCCCTCCCCACGAAGAATGCGTAGCACGTTGTACTGGGTCAAGGTAAGTCCGTATTCTCGCAGCAGCCTGGCAAGCCGATTTTCGAGAAGATCGCTCGTACGCATAATGGCCAATGTCGCTTCTTGTTCGAGCGAGTCAAACGGCCCTTTTTTTTTCAGTTCGTCCTGAAGGGAACGGCTCATAGTCTTTCTTTAATTGGCTCGTCAGTCCCGATCCTGCTCGGGCTCTGCCCACACTCGTATTCGCCCAAGGTCATCAAATTGCACATGGATCAAGTTGGGATTGCAGCAGACCGGGCAATCCTCCACGTACGATTGTAAAATCCCTGCGGATCGATCAATTGGAATCACAATCTCTTCGCCACAAGCATCGCAAAGATAAGCTCCCTCTTCGGCAGCCGAAGCCCCCGCAGGGACCTCATCGCTGCTTGCTAGCCGAGTGTCGTCGTTCTCGGACACAGGTATCGATTCGCCTGAGCAAAGCATTCTACATGTCCAGCAAAGGACCGACAGGGAGCTTTCGTCGGCGAGTCGGTGATCTTCTCCGACTTCGATCAACACATCGGCAGGCAGATTGCTTTGTTGAACGAGCAAGACCGAGTCCTCGAATGGAATCACTTCGTCATTGCGACTATGCAGGACAATCGATTTGGGGGTTAAGCGAGATACGGTCCCCCACTTTCTCCAAGCAGGACAAAGCAAAACGAGCGGGGTCTGTCCATACTCCAAGTTCATGGCGATCGCTCCACCTCTGGAACTTCCAACAATGACATCCGGACGCTCTCGATCGAAGATTGTTTGGGCCGTTTGAAGAGCGAGATCAAAGTTGTTATCGTCCAATGGTGGATTGATGACCTCGAATCCAGCCTTTGCCAAGGATGTAGGCTTCACCCCACCCACGACGCTCCGCCAACCATGCAAGAATAGGATTTTTGGGGACATCTTTTTCGGCTAGGTCTCGAGTTAGTTCAAAAAACTATTGTAGTGCCTTGATCAAGGCAGGGGCAATAGAATCCCGTTGGCGGATGGGTTCAAGCGGAAGGATGGAGATGGGCATAGGTGCTGCCCACCCGAGAATCACAACAGGGCTTAGTACCGTTTGGATTATTGGAACAGACCTTTGAGATCAGAACCGTCGCCCATAATTCAGTCTCCCTTTCAAACGTGGTTCCGTGGGTCCTGCCTTGATGAGCACTTATTCCCCTTCGCGACCGGATGCAAGGATTCGGAGGTCCGCCGCTGAAAAAAGTGCTGCTGTAGGTTCTGCAGAAAGGGCATACTCATCGGAATGCTTGCCGCTATATCGGCAGGTCGACCTGTCGGGATCTTCCACGGGAGCTCGGTTTCGGCGCCATATCGAGTCAACTTAAACGAGTCACCCCACAACCAGCCTTGTTTCTGATCGAATAGCACGGTTCGCTTGAACAAATACTGCATCACCTTTGCTATGCCCTTGCGAGTCGTTGATTTCCTTGAAGCCATCGAGATCGATACTTGCGATTGCGGCAGGAGTTCCATACCGTGCACAACGAGATTTTTCGTGTCGCGGTAAGCGTTCCCATCCTCGACGCTTGAAGATTTCGATCAGTGCGCCCCATTAGTCTTCTTGCTTTGCACGCTCGGCTCGATGGCGCTCTGAAATTGTTCGCAATTCATGATTGAGTATCGTGGTAAGCATCCGGTTCCAAAGTTAGAGTTCAGGGAGTGAAACCACGATTTTTACTCGGTGGGGATTTGGATCGATTGCACTGAGAGCACCAGAGTGTGTGCCATCTCGATTGATGAGCGGTACACCGATGTGGGCACCAAATAGGAACTTGC includes these proteins:
- a CDS encoding MarR family winged helix-turn-helix transcriptional regulator; translation: MSRSLQDELKKKGPFDSLEQEATLAIMRTSDLLENRLARLLREYGLTLTQYNVLRILRGEGAPLPCLEVASRMVQVAPAITRVVDQLVALGYISKTQSSHDRRVFEIALTKEGSQQLKQIDAPLLDAHAALLANVPQNDLRELIRILEAARSG
- a CDS encoding diguanylate cyclase; the encoded protein is MIEIFKRRGWERLPRHEKSRCARYGTPAAIASIDLDGFKEINDSQGHSKGDAVFVQANRAIRSETRLVVG
- a CDS encoding DUF2309 domain-containing protein translates to MNTTFSYRSPQYELQDEIASVQQWISNASDIVAPVWPLKSMVAVNPLRGLEHLPFEQAILESDRFVQEMEQDACTEASINRELIKWCLAFFDEGVSVLSMPGRHEGFYRAFRDLAPFDRCLTRFPHAKQILESLPHCPSQSILESLDRLSVPVDMREEFLRSTLAALPGWAGYVKWTENWQSPGECSHRPASLLEFAAVRLVLKRILPGSSKGPRPRTLQPNKRVEELEAREQAYRSSLMKKLESARVGQGSAGSSTCKAQLVFCIDVRSEPIRRAIETHADYETFGAAGFFGLPIRWKSWNQAESVPSCPVLLKPRHVVHELPKPYASSRNWFAHAKQRWHQYLTNAYRKLKYSYGTPFSLVEIAGPWFGLRLALRSGNIAFAADSHSRRSRGQHPKPECDLDLDGMELRQQVDYAESALRTIGLVKGFAPLVVFCGHGASTFNNAFSASLDCGACGGRHGGGNARALAMILNRDAVRHVLSGRGIAIPDATLFLAASHNTTTSSLTLYRSNEAPVERQLDIEELQRNLHAALDRRNETPQSWSSAVRRSHDWSEVRPEWGLARNAAFIVGPRKLTRDLDLDGRCFLHSYDWLTDTKGEILSSILTAPMVVAQWISSQYLFSTLDPVRFGAGSKVTHTVVGKMGVMQGNCSDLMHGLPFQSVFAADDLPYHEPLRLQTIVYAPRQRIESIVRSQEILRRLIGNGWIHLLCMDPNDHSTSLLARDFQ
- a CDS encoding proton-conducting transporter membrane subunit is translated as MSIIQIVVSNGVVLGEISLVLACLIGFISWNVLSFSSRYMSGDRLRQQHLIGLSLLAIASMVFVIADHLFVLMGAWLACNLLLVKLMVHKREWRAAVESGRLAIRSLLIGFSFLTIGLLLLANSTGTTSLQVIAQTEMSTSWSLVLSLICIAIAAWVQGGIWPFHRWLLSSLNSPTPVSAMMHAGVVNGGGILLLRLAPILSGQSWLLPFLFLVGLVSAVLGTSWKLLQSDVKRMLACSTLGQMGFMMMQIGMGLFGPALSHLFWHSLFKAYLFLSSNSVLAERRNETARPIRSVQQGAGVILAGTCGAATFLLTSQLSIEIGTTSIVMVLLAWMTSAQAAVVLLCQRLTLRSFCSAAASGAFTGGLYGFSLYSVEIWVPSLRTITPEPMGVIYGIGVTLLFLLWLTMLLGGSELLERSTIGKRLYVSGMNASRSTAKTATSLRTAYKI
- a CDS encoding CPXCG motif-containing cysteine-rich protein: MSPKILFLHGWRSVVGGVKPTSLAKAGFEVINPPLDDNNFDLALQTAQTIFDRERPDVIVGSSRGGAIAMNLEYGQTPLVLLCPAWRKWGTVSRLTPKSIVLHSRNDEVIPFEDSVLLVQQSNLPADVLIEVGEDHRLADESSLSVLCWTCRMLCSGESIPVSENDDTRLASSDEVPAGASAAEEGAYLCDACGEEIVIPIDRSAGILQSYVEDCPVCCNPNLIHVQFDDLGRIRVWAEPEQDRD